A stretch of the Nicotiana tabacum cultivar K326 chromosome 6, ASM71507v2, whole genome shotgun sequence genome encodes the following:
- the LOC107775253 gene encoding psbQ-like protein 3, chloroplastic codes for MALLIPLVQKPIQPLIPFPSSIPNPFNLNQSKNRTQMCLHSHHFTRRTSLNLGATSFILLSEKTANAFDFRITVPDQTLEEAENGIQSHAKSLLQVKELLEAETWKEAQKALRKSSALLKQDIYTIIQAKPGKLRPELRKLYSILFNTVSRLDFAARDKDVPRVWEYYDNIVLALNNILSRL; via the coding sequence ATGGCACTACTTATACCTTTGGTTCAAAAACCAATCCAACCATtaattccttttccttcttccattcccAACCCTTTTAACCTAAACCAAAGCAAAAACAGAACTCAAATGTGCCTCCATTCCCACCACTTCACTCGAAGAACAAGTCTAAATCTTGGTGCAACTTCATTCATTCTTTTAAGTGAAAAAACTGCCAATGCCTTTGATTTCAGAATCACAGTTCCTGACCAGACACttgaagaagcagaaaatgggatTCAAAGCCATGCAAAGAGTTTATTACAAGTCAAAGAATTGTTAGAGGCAGAAACATGGAAAGAAGCTCAAAAGGCTTTGAGAAAAAGCTCAGCTTTACTTAAACAAGATATCTACACCATCATCCAAGCTAAACCAGGAAAACTGAGGCCTGAGTTGAGGAAGCTTTACTCCATTTTGTTCAATACTGTTTCAAGATTGGATTTTGCAGCTAGGGATAAGGATGTGCCACGTGTATGGGAGTATTATGATAACATTGTCCTAGCCCTTAACAATATTTTGTCAAGACTATAG